A window from Thunnus albacares chromosome 19, fThuAlb1.1, whole genome shotgun sequence encodes these proteins:
- the LOC122969792 gene encoding receptor-transporting protein 3-like → MSRATDWIPSMWMDTFEELLDDDNELDYGDQWSLNFSYSQTASVTKEERKRGWKVYSHCAYGNFQCATCRKTWPSARVVVLFRYRLRSEAGRGTVIMRPFGQACRRCKEDVFELPGFSQEVVENTLLRLFGKIRKNCYGEDDDDDDGSSTSSTQVWTKPHEKTLCEACRMGICCQDD, encoded by the exons ATGAGCAGAGCTACAG ACTGGATTCCTTCCATGTGGATGGACACCTTTGAGGAGCTGCTGGATGATGACAATGAGCTGGACTATGGAGACCAGTGGTCTCTCAACTTCAGCTACAGCCAGACAGCCTCAGTCAccaaggaagagaggaaaagaggctGGAAAGTCTACAGCCACTGTGCCTATGGAAA TTTCCAGTGTGCAACCTGCCGCAAGACCTGGCCCTCAGCACGGGTGGTGGTGTTGTTCCGGTACCGGCTGAGGAGTGAGGCAGGCCGGGGGACCGTGATCATGCGGCCCTTCGGACAGGCCTGTCGCCGTTGCAAAGAGGATGTGTTTGAACTCCCAGGTTTTTCCCAGGAAGTGGTGGAAAACACCTTGCTCAGGCTGTTTGGCAAAATCCGTAAGAATTGCTATGGAGAGGATGACGACGATGACGATGGCTCCTCAACATCCTCTACTCAAGTGTGGACCAAACCCCACGAGAAGACCCTGTGTGAGGCCTGCAGAATGGGCATTTGTTGTCAGGATgactag
- the fam83hb gene encoding protein FAM83H, whose protein sequence is MAHRSQSSSIGDNPLDPNYLPPHYREEYRLAIDALIEHDIPGYYEFLQTADVVSFLAQPEIEYIKSTIQAPNQTSNLPELTYHEGGNEAEGSSDTYWPMQSDLAAPGLDLGWPMTQHSLIGPTEVTTLVNPSDPDMPSIKEQARRLIKNARQVIAVVMDVFTDVDIFADLLDAASRHVPVYILLDEQEVHHFVSMVINCKVNLDLIHMMRVRTVAGITYYSRTGKSFKGQVKDRFLLADCRAVLSGNYSFMWSYEKIHRCIAHLFLGELVATFDEEFRILFAQSEPLVVDPSERTLALSDTSSTSSYFGSQFGLKRTQSLRNPLAYRRQPEISSGFPYGDSDRNLAIPFRRNDPFRHTIEPGSGITIGKYSQQQLYMQQSFLDQGRSIVSRQMEMSSSAYKRHSYAEGTQENYTSSRQYMKHRVMNNLDETEFQREQSHSSHYYNEGPGPGSGHGHYNRLRGRPPHLSIDQYSDSSFRSEPEPPPAIYGRDYFSSEDLGGREGHQAPPLAGRYGGGSSHKRPSIGQTYACQSSPTQPHPPEKKQFPKKSDQELEEDESVKQGLRRWRIHSYLSTYEDSGEEGLTQPMGSDAFEDPPLSQQSTAADSSAPRFGIKEPPNVPSKPRPDILKPRYGKPVLPEGTSKDFAPTTEKKEWEREPESGTREMGVDAEVKEGPDLFLSKHESFRSRVNPLLQRSSRLRSSLIFSSSKAEMHSGSLGLKPATEEDEELDSVRTSSIVAKILEKRRSFSREPFDWRKKVEEKEKEKEEKEKEKEHQKEEKETQLKDETKEKEEHEKNKEEVKTTQTVETEVTSSSLNMNDPASRLQYFKDLAAKRKASRMEAESSLKAPEPAEKKPDLSDKPSPNTMTTSKTPTVSVSSAEPEPKKPDISGKLAELNRRPSLSSSKPPIVSAKPSMTYLKPSETTQPHKEENATEGQKKDIFKSLKPLPSPKIFRRDPVKLKGLNPRHVSCGEEILTTDATDAEKSEMKKSRSHSSSTLQYEDSKDGLQKNMGSNTSLNTLGSEGKGEGKPLDFLKKQTMRLKGFLGPKDKDKKSAGDDKGMSTAKVVTDDSSKKQSSSARDTGSTTTDQTTANHKTSTGLSGPSRYQGPASSVLFSSNLRDDTKVILEQISANSQKNRLEREEMEGDRDSDASEKGLETEMSIKKNRLLRPQGNVQEREGLLKRIESMRKEKKVYSRFEMGNTLGQ, encoded by the exons ATGGCGCACCGATCTCAGAGTTCATCGATTGGTGATAACCCCCTGGACCCAAACTACCTGCCACCACACTACCGGGAGGAATACCGACTCGCTATTGACGCACTGATAGAACATGATATACCG GGATACTATGAGTTCCTCCAGACTGCAGATGTGGTCAGTTTCCTGGCACAGCCGGAAATTGAATATATCAAGTCCACAATCCAGGCACCCAACCAGACCTCCAACCTCCCGGAGCTGACATACCACGAGGGAGGTAATGAAGCCGAGGGCTCCTCTGACACCTACTGGCCGATGCAGTCCGACCTGGCTGCTCCAGGTCTGGACCTGGGGTGGCCAATGACACAGCACAGCTTAATCGGGCCCACAGAGGTCACCACTCTGGTCAACCCCTCCGACCCAGACATGCCGAGCATCAAGGAACAGGCCAGGAGACTCATCAAGAACGCACGCCAA GTTATTGCCGTGGTGATGGACGTGTTCacagatgttgacatttttgctgACCTCTTGGACGCAGCATCACGCCACGTTCCTGTTTACATTCTACTGGATGAGCAGGAAGTCCATCACTTTGTCTCCATGGTCATCAACTGCAAAGTCAACTTGGACTTAATTCAT ATGATGCGTGTCAGAACTGTGGCAGGAATAACCTATTATTCCCGGACGGGGAAATCATTTAAGGGGCAGGTGAAAGATCGGTTCCTACTGGCTGACTGCAGGGCCGTACTCAGTGGGAACTACAG TTTCATGTGGTCCTATGAGAAGATTCACCGCTGCATCGCCCACCTTTTCCTTGGGGAGCTAGTTGCAACCTTCGATGAAGAGTTCCGCATTCTCTTTGCTCAGTCAGAGCCTCTAGTCGTCGACCCATCCGAAAGAACACTTGCACTCTcagacaccagcagcaccagcagttACTTTGGCAGCCAGTTTGGTTTGAAGAGGACCCAGTCTTTGCGGAACCCCTTAGCTTACCGCAGGCAACCTGAAATTTCCTCTGGCTTCCCCTATGGAGACTCTGATCGCAACCTTGCGATTCCTTTCCGGAGAAACGACCCATTTCGTCACACCATTGAACCTGGGTCAGGAATTACAATTGGGAAGTATTCCCAGCAACAGCTTTATATGCAGCAGTCCTTCCTGGACCAGGGAAGGTCCATAGTGTCTAGGCAGATGGAGATGAGTAGCAGTGCCTACAAGAGGCACAGCTATGCAGAGGGAACCCAAGAAAACTACACATCTTCAAGGCAATACATGAAGCACAGAGTCATGAATAATCTGGATGAGACAGAGTTCCAAAG GGAACAGAGCCACAGTAGCCATTACTACAATGAAGGGCCTGGACCAGGTTCTGGCCATGGACACTACAACAGACTTCGAGGCCGTCCTCCACATCTCTCCATTGACCAGTATTCAGACTCAAGCTTCCGCTCAGAGCCGGAGCCTCCTCCTGCAATTTATGGCAGAGACTACTTTTCATCTGAGGATTTAGGTGGACGTGAGGGCCACCAGGCACCTCCATTAGCTGGAAGGTACGGAGGAGGTTCCTCCCATAAGAGGCCAAGCATAGGTCAGACGTATGCCTGTCAGAGCTCACCCACACAACCCCATCCACCAGAGAAGAAACAGTTTCCAAAAAAATCTGATCAAGAGCTTGAAGAAGATGAAAGTGTTAAGCAAGGCCTGAGGAGATGGAGAATCCATTCATATCTTAGCACTTATGAGGACAGTGGAGAAGAAGGCCTGACTCAACCAATGGGGTCTGATGCATTTGAAGATCCTCCACTATCTCAGCAGTCTACTGCTGCTGATAGTTCAGCTCCCCGCTTTGGAATTAAAGAACCACCAAATGTTCCCTCTAAGCCCAGACCAGATATTCTGAAACCGCGCTATGGAAAGCCTGTTTTACCTGAAGGCACCAGTAAAGACTTTGCCccaacaactgaaaaaaaggaGTGGGAAAGAGAGCCAGAGAGTGGTACAAGGGAGATGGGTGTGGATGCAGAGGTGAAGGAGGGTCCAGATCTCTTCCTTTCGAAACATGAATCATTCCGCTCACGTGTTAATCCACTCCTTCAACGTAGCTCCCGTCTGCGTTCCTCACTTATATTTTCATCTTCCAAGGCAGAAATGCACAGTGGTAGCCTGGGCCTAAAACCAGCcacagaggaagatgaggagttAGACTCAGTGCGCACTTCCTCAATTGTGGCTAAGATCCTAGAAAAGAGGAGGTCATTTTCTCGGGAACCTTTTGATTGGAGAAAGAAggtggaggaaaaagaaaaggagaaagaagaaaaagagaaggagaaagagcatcagaaagaggaaaaggagacaCAATTAAAAGATGAGacaaaggaaaaagaggaacatgaaaaaaataaagaagaggTAAAGACAACCCAAACTGTCGAAACCGAAGTCACATCATCATCTCTGAACATGAATGACCCAGCCAGTCGACTGCAGTATTTCAAAGACCTGGCTGCCAAGAGAAAGGCCTCAAGAATGGAGGCAGAGTCATCACTAAAAGCCCCAGAACCTGCTGAAAAAAAGCCAGACCTTTCTGATAAACCTTCTCCAAACACCATGACAACTTCAAAGACTCCAACTGTGTCTGTCAGTTCAGCAGAACCTGAACCAAAGAAGCCAGACATCTCTGGAAAACTGGCAGAGCTCAATCGCAGACCTTCACTTAGTTCCTCAAAACCACCTATAGTCTCCGCCAAGCCTTCCATGACCTACCTAAAGCCTTCAGAGACGACTCAACCTCATAAAGAGGAGAATGCAACGGAGGGTCAAAAGAAAGATATATTCAAGTCTTTGAAGCCCCTTCCATCGCCTAAAATCTTTCGGAGGGATCCAGTGAAGCTTAAGGGACTGAATCCTCGCCATGTCTCCTGTGGTGAGGAGATTCTGACCACAGATGCTACAGATGCTGAGAagagtgaaatgaaaaagagcCGCTCCCATAGTTCTTCAACTCTACAATATGAGGACTCTAAGGACGGACTACAAAAAAATATGGGATCTAATACATCCCTCAACACGCTTGGGAGTGAGGGAAAAGGTGAGGGCAAGCCACTCGACTTCCTCAAGAAGCAGACTATGAGGCTAAAGGGATTCCTGGGGCCCAAGGATAAAGACAAGAAATCTGCAGGAGATGATAAGGGCATGAGCACGGCCAAAGTGGTAACAGATGATTCAAGCAAAAAGCAGAGTTCATCAGCTAGAGATACAGGATCTACCACtactgaccaaactacagccaACCACAAGACATCAACTGGTTTATCAGGCCCCTCGCGATACCAGGGCCCTGCCAGCTCTGTCCTGTTCAGTAGCAACCTACGAGATGACACCAAAGTCATTCTGGAGCAGATCTCAGCAAACAGCCAGAAGAACCGACTGGAGCGAGAAGAAATGGAAGGGGACAGAGATAGTGATGCCAGTGAGAAGGGTCTGGAGACAGAGATGTCCATTAAAAAGAATCGACTTCTGCGACCACAGGGCAACGTccaggagagagagggattgTTGAAGAGGATAGAGAGCatgaggaaggagaagaaggtCTACAGCCGCTTTGAG